The following proteins are encoded in a genomic region of Variovorax paradoxus:
- a CDS encoding chorismate-binding protein, whose translation MPSFALLDDCGSTPERPTSRLHTGFVREHRCTDAAGLADMWARVDADLRQGLHAVLLADYEWGAKLLHAGQARLAPNDASALRVLMFRDCARLSAGEAGTWLEKLERREAGEAHEAGISQPAGVMDLQPSIDEPAFTEAIARIHEAIAAGETYQVNFTYRLHGRSYGSPVALYRRLRERQPVAYGALIALPESTGTAGENDPAEETTHVLSCSPELFLRNDAGVLTARPMKGTAARVDAPEGDSEMARLLSVDTKNRAENVMIVDLLRNDIGRVAEVGSVKVPTLFAIEPYATVFQMTSTVQATLRAGVGMPELLRAVFPCGSITGAPKHRTMEWIAELESTSRGLYCGAIGWVDAPAQGEAIGDFCLSVAIRTLTLGAECEGLRPLRLGIGAGIVQDSVAADEFEECLLKARFLTALDPGFELFETMLVTPREGIRYLDRHLGRLAGSARALGFRFSRDAAMEALQEALPALSPSQPSRLRLALAHDGRIGITHSPLPPLPPGAVKLVVADQRLPNANPLAAFKTTVRQHYDAGVRAAERAGAFDSLFFTEDGRLVEGGRSTLFARIDGRWWTPPVSDGALPGVMRGVLIEDSIWEAAERSLSLQDLQAAQKLVVCNALRGVLPAQLLTESQLRPQEASAAAAA comes from the coding sequence TTGCCATCTTTCGCGCTTCTCGACGACTGCGGCTCGACGCCGGAGCGGCCCACGAGCCGGCTGCATACCGGGTTCGTCCGCGAGCACCGCTGCACCGATGCGGCCGGCCTCGCCGACATGTGGGCGCGGGTCGATGCCGATTTGCGCCAGGGCCTGCATGCGGTGCTGCTGGCCGACTACGAATGGGGCGCCAAGCTGTTGCATGCGGGGCAGGCACGGCTCGCGCCGAACGACGCTTCGGCACTGCGCGTGTTGATGTTCCGCGACTGCGCCAGGCTCTCGGCCGGCGAGGCCGGCACCTGGCTGGAAAAGCTCGAACGGCGCGAGGCCGGCGAAGCGCATGAAGCCGGCATCTCGCAGCCCGCCGGCGTGATGGACCTGCAGCCCAGCATCGACGAACCCGCCTTCACCGAGGCCATCGCGCGCATTCACGAAGCCATCGCCGCGGGCGAGACCTACCAGGTCAACTTCACGTACCGGCTGCATGGACGAAGCTATGGTTCGCCCGTTGCTTTGTACCGCCGGCTGCGCGAGCGGCAGCCGGTGGCCTATGGCGCGCTGATCGCGCTGCCGGAAAGCACCGGCACGGCCGGCGAGAACGACCCGGCGGAGGAAACCACCCACGTGCTCTCCTGCTCGCCCGAACTCTTCCTGCGGAACGACGCCGGCGTGCTCACCGCGCGCCCCATGAAAGGCACCGCGGCGCGCGTCGATGCGCCCGAAGGCGACAGCGAAATGGCGCGCCTGCTCTCGGTCGACACCAAGAACCGGGCCGAGAACGTGATGATCGTCGACCTGTTGCGCAACGACATCGGCCGCGTGGCCGAGGTCGGTTCTGTCAAGGTGCCGACGCTCTTCGCCATCGAGCCCTACGCCACCGTGTTCCAGATGACCTCGACCGTGCAGGCGACGCTGCGGGCAGGCGTCGGCATGCCCGAGCTGCTGCGCGCGGTGTTTCCCTGCGGCTCCATCACCGGTGCGCCCAAGCATCGCACCATGGAATGGATCGCCGAACTCGAGAGCACGTCGCGCGGCCTTTACTGCGGCGCCATCGGCTGGGTCGATGCGCCGGCGCAAGGCGAGGCCATCGGCGACTTCTGCCTCTCGGTGGCCATTCGCACGCTCACGCTGGGCGCGGAATGCGAGGGCTTGCGGCCGCTGCGCCTGGGCATCGGCGCTGGCATCGTGCAAGACAGCGTCGCGGCCGACGAGTTCGAGGAGTGCCTGCTCAAGGCGCGCTTTCTCACCGCCCTCGATCCCGGTTTCGAGCTCTTCGAAACCATGCTGGTCACACCGCGCGAAGGCATCCGCTACCTGGACCGGCACCTGGGCCGGCTGGCGGGCAGCGCGCGTGCGCTGGGCTTCAGGTTCAGCCGCGATGCCGCAATGGAGGCGCTGCAAGAAGCATTGCCCGCACTGTCGCCCAGCCAGCCGTCGCGGCTGCGCCTGGCGCTTGCGCACGACGGGCGCATCGGCATCACGCACTCCCCGTTGCCGCCGTTGCCTCCGGGCGCGGTCAAGCTCGTTGTTGCGGACCAGCGCTTGCCCAATGCCAATCCGCTGGCCGCCTTCAAGACCACCGTGCGCCAGCACTACGATGCTGGCGTGCGCGCCGCGGAACGCGCCGGCGCCTTCGACAGCCTGTTCTTCACGGAGGACGGCCGGCTTGTCGAAGGCGGGCGCAGCACGCTCTTTGCACGCATCGACGGTCGCTGGTGGACACCGCCCGTTTCCGACGGTGCGCTGCCCGGCGTGATGCGCGGCGTGCTGATCGAAGACTCCATCTGGGAAGCCGCGGAGCGCAGCCTGTCTCTGCAAGACCTGCAAGCGGCACA
- the fae gene encoding formaldehyde-activating enzyme, whose product MTHPYLFHAGEATVLAREGQFTDAMPEILIGATDGPVGQAFANMMAQSKGHTAMFAIRACNQLVRPATIMVPKVTLKDVGNIDLFGGVVQSATADAVVDCLIEGIIPREHANSLCIISLVWIDPRCAKDQDLDKKDMYRTNYEATKLAIRRALNNEPSVDELIANRHRIKHDMDDWS is encoded by the coding sequence ATGACGCACCCTTATCTTTTCCATGCAGGCGAAGCCACCGTTCTTGCCAGGGAGGGCCAGTTCACCGACGCCATGCCAGAGATCCTGATCGGCGCGACAGACGGGCCCGTGGGCCAGGCCTTCGCCAATATGATGGCGCAGAGCAAGGGCCATACCGCGATGTTCGCGATCCGTGCGTGCAACCAGCTCGTGCGGCCGGCCACGATCATGGTGCCCAAGGTCACGCTGAAGGATGTGGGCAACATCGACCTGTTCGGCGGCGTGGTGCAGAGCGCAACGGCCGACGCGGTGGTCGATTGCCTGATCGAAGGCATCATCCCCAGGGAACACGCCAACTCGCTGTGCATCATCAGCCTGGTGTGGATCGATCCGCGCTGCGCCAAAGACCAGGACCTCGACAAGAAAGACATGTACCGTACCAACTACGAAGCCACCAAGCTGGCCATCCGGCGCGCGCTGAACAACGAGCCCTCGGTCGACGAGCTGATTGCCAACCGCCATCGCATCAAGCACGACATGGACGACTGGAGCTGA